In Nitrosarchaeum koreense MY1, one genomic interval encodes:
- the hisS gene encoding histidine--tRNA ligase, giving the protein MELPRGMKDFEYQENANIEHIRNHFKKLSDLYGFSFMDPSPIELLSVLETKSGPAIRDEIYYFKDKGDREVALRFDFTVGLTRYASMQKSMRLPAKISAFGGVFRYDEPQKGRYRYFHQWDIEIYGKPGLESDAEIIELTSRLFDSLLLKNITIDINHRNLVESFINQTFDSKDTVLVSDMLRAIDKIQKKSKQDILNEFKDRYDESKLEKILEFSQIKGNILEIESKIDTTNLESWDELKQLFSSLENRGVANIRINFGIVRGLDYYSGMVFEVFDKNSKLGALAGGGRYDSLTKAFGRDDIGAAGVAGGVERIILTMQEQGIVAETKQKRISVLYINEDMQKVAISIASLLRLNNISTDIDLSGKNLKKQIEQASESKYCIIVAPKELEQSKVVLRNMQDGKESQIEIEKLTDDPKSILNLEML; this is encoded by the coding sequence TTGGAATTGCCACGCGGAATGAAAGATTTTGAGTATCAAGAAAATGCAAATATTGAACACATTAGAAATCATTTTAAAAAATTATCTGATCTTTATGGGTTTTCATTTATGGATCCCTCTCCAATAGAATTGTTATCTGTTCTAGAAACAAAGTCAGGACCTGCAATCAGAGATGAAATCTATTATTTTAAAGACAAAGGAGATAGAGAAGTAGCATTACGTTTTGACTTTACTGTAGGCTTGACAAGATACGCTTCTATGCAAAAATCAATGAGATTGCCTGCAAAAATATCTGCATTTGGTGGGGTGTTTCGATATGATGAACCTCAAAAGGGACGATATCGCTATTTTCATCAATGGGATATAGAAATTTATGGAAAACCTGGATTGGAGTCTGATGCTGAAATTATTGAATTAACATCTAGGTTATTTGATTCATTATTGCTCAAAAATATTACAATTGATATCAATCATAGAAATTTAGTTGAATCATTTATCAATCAAACATTTGATTCAAAAGATACTGTTTTAGTATCTGATATGCTCAGAGCAATCGATAAAATACAAAAGAAATCAAAGCAAGACATTCTAAATGAATTCAAGGACAGATACGATGAAAGTAAATTAGAAAAGATTCTAGAATTTTCACAAATCAAAGGAAATATTTTGGAAATAGAATCAAAAATTGATACAACAAATTTAGAATCATGGGATGAATTAAAACAATTATTCTCTTCTTTAGAAAACAGAGGGGTAGCAAATATACGCATAAATTTTGGAATAGTTAGAGGACTGGATTATTATTCCGGAATGGTCTTTGAGGTATTTGACAAAAATTCAAAATTGGGTGCATTAGCTGGTGGAGGTCGCTATGATTCATTGACAAAAGCATTTGGAAGAGATGACATTGGAGCTGCAGGTGTTGCAGGAGGTGTAGAACGCATAATACTTACAATGCAAGAACAAGGAATCGTTGCAGAAACAAAACAAAAACGTATTTCAGTTTTGTACATTAATGAAGATATGCAAAAGGTAGCAATTAGTATTGCATCATTACTAAGATTAAACAATATTTCTACTGATATTGATTTATCTGGGAAAAATTTGAAAAAGCAAATTGAACAAGCATCTGAATCAAAATATTGTATTATAGTAGCTCCTAAAGAACTTGAGCAAAGTAAAGTTGTTTTACGAAACATGCAAGATGGAAAAGAATCTCAAATTGAAATTGAAAAACTTACAGATGACCCAAAATCAATTCTTAATTTAGAAATGCTCTAG
- a CDS encoding translation initiation factor IF-6: MDIIKFDVYRGPNIGVYINANDDFLLLPMGFAQTKAEKLAEYLKTEIIYSSVANTRLLGALIVMNNNGILLPKTAYMDEYEFLKKETKMEIGVLDSKYSALGNVICANDKGAIVSPWLSKDDCKTIEQVLGVEVLQKRIAGFNQTGAVMVANNSGAAIHPEADEEDMKTFGNIMGVKIEQTTINNGIPYVMSGIVVNNHTVVVGSLTSGPEIMMLTRAFLN, from the coding sequence ATGGATATTATCAAATTTGATGTGTATAGAGGTCCAAACATTGGCGTTTACATAAACGCAAATGATGATTTTCTTTTGCTTCCTATGGGTTTTGCTCAAACCAAAGCTGAAAAACTTGCAGAATATTTAAAGACTGAAATTATTTATTCTTCTGTTGCAAATACTCGTCTTTTAGGAGCATTAATCGTAATGAATAACAACGGAATTCTACTTCCAAAGACTGCATATATGGATGAATATGAATTTCTAAAAAAAGAAACAAAGATGGAAATTGGTGTATTGGATTCAAAATACTCTGCACTTGGTAATGTTATTTGTGCAAATGATAAAGGAGCTATAGTATCACCATGGTTATCAAAAGATGATTGTAAGACAATTGAACAGGTATTAGGAGTAGAAGTTTTGCAAAAAAGAATCGCAGGGTTTAATCAAACAGGAGCAGTAATGGTTGCAAATAATTCGGGTGCTGCAATTCACCCAGAAGCTGATGAAGAAGACATGAAGACATTTGGAAATATAATGGGCGTAAAAATAGAACAAACCACCATTAATAATGGTATTCCATATGTTATGTCAGGAATTGTTGTGAATAATCATACAGTAGTTGTTGGATCCTTGACTAGCGGTCCTGAAATTATGATGTTAACTAGAGCATTTCTAAATTAA
- a CDS encoding 4Fe-4S dicluster domain-containing protein, whose protein sequence is MPIAENFPEGLKPIGKISHSDGQNFHWVWGPGKTKNTDGSQAEVFADADVVAAYAARGEKQVPLGISGTMVAVDWDSCVADGACIEACPVQVFQWYRTEKDIPNTEAINATFAGTGSSVKEERKDLTDKADPIREHDCIWCMACVSVCPPQAIKVDQSNLEAHEKAAGTYVKIEAGTANPHAHD, encoded by the coding sequence ATGCCAATAGCAGAAAATTTTCCAGAAGGATTGAAACCGATTGGAAAAATTAGTCACTCAGATGGCCAAAACTTTCATTGGGTTTGGGGTCCTGGTAAAACAAAAAATACTGACGGATCACAAGCTGAAGTATTTGCTGATGCCGATGTTGTAGCTGCTTATGCTGCTCGTGGAGAAAAACAAGTTCCATTAGGTATTAGTGGTACTATGGTTGCAGTCGATTGGGATTCTTGTGTTGCAGATGGTGCATGTATTGAAGCATGTCCTGTACAAGTTTTTCAGTGGTATAGGACCGAAAAAGACATTCCAAATACAGAAGCAATAAACGCAACTTTTGCTGGAACTGGAAGTTCAGTTAAAGAAGAACGAAAAGATCTGACAGATAAAGCCGATCCAATTCGAGAACATGATTGCATTTGGTGTATGGCATGCGTTTCTGTTTGCCCTCCTCAAGCTATCAAAGTTGATCAATCAAACTTGGAAGCTCATGAGAAAGCTGCAGGAACTTATGTGAAAATAGAAGCAGGTACTGCTAATCCACATGCACACGATTAG
- a CDS encoding 4Fe-4S dicluster domain-containing protein — MADLVIPEDFCHDQKPVGKTSHGNGENFHWIWGKGNPDGAAFSNEDVKAAYEARGEEQVPLGIHGTTVAVDWDSCVAAGSCMSVCPVQTFQWYRTEQDIPAKDVVGKVFEGTGKTEQDERLDYTDKSQPIREHDCTVCMACQEICPTGAIRIEQANLEWHEKAAGTFVKMTGGGNPHAHD, encoded by the coding sequence ATGGCAGATTTAGTAATACCGGAAGATTTTTGTCACGACCAAAAACCAGTCGGAAAAACTAGTCATGGAAATGGCGAGAACTTTCATTGGATTTGGGGCAAAGGAAATCCAGACGGTGCAGCATTTTCAAATGAAGATGTAAAAGCCGCGTATGAAGCTAGAGGAGAAGAACAAGTTCCTCTTGGTATTCACGGTACAACAGTTGCAGTCGATTGGGATTCTTGTGTTGCAGCTGGATCATGCATGAGTGTATGTCCAGTTCAAACATTTCAGTGGTATAGAACCGAACAAGATATTCCAGCTAAAGATGTAGTTGGTAAAGTCTTTGAAGGTACTGGAAAAACTGAACAAGATGAACGATTAGATTATACTGACAAATCACAACCAATTCGAGAACATGATTGTACAGTTTGTATGGCTTGTCAGGAAATATGTCCTACAGGTGCTATTAGAATTGAACAAGCAAACTTGGAATGGCATGAGAAAGCAGCTGGTACATTTGTTAAAATGACCGGTGGCGGAAACCCACACGCACACGATTAA
- a CDS encoding replication factor C small subunit: MLSTGMWVEKYRPSKLSEIVNQKEIIGSLEALIKDPTDMPHLMFSGSAGVGKTTTALCISRQILGEYAKDYTLELNASDERGIGMVREKVKKFSRFAGMVDVPFKIIILDEADEMTSDAQTALRRIIEDTAKYCRFILIANNISKIIDPIQSRCATFKFTSIPEEDVINHLENIAKKEKVKSDKKGLKAIYDYSEGDLRHAINLMQATASIGEISEENVKSSAGLTKTSDVDIVLKMALSGKIVDAREKMIELTKVYGMSESDFLKYLNSAVFKIKHDNISDILEVIAKYDYRILVGANPEIQLTAMLAELGKLEK; encoded by the coding sequence ATGTTATCAACAGGCATGTGGGTGGAAAAGTATCGCCCCTCAAAGCTTTCAGAAATAGTAAATCAAAAAGAAATTATCGGTAGTCTAGAAGCTCTAATTAAAGACCCTACAGATATGCCGCATCTAATGTTTTCAGGTTCTGCTGGAGTAGGTAAGACTACAACAGCCTTATGCATATCTAGACAAATTCTTGGAGAATATGCTAAAGACTATACTCTTGAACTAAATGCTTCAGATGAACGAGGTATAGGTATGGTTAGAGAAAAAGTAAAAAAGTTTTCAAGATTTGCAGGAATGGTAGATGTACCATTTAAGATAATTATTCTTGATGAGGCAGATGAGATGACATCTGATGCACAAACAGCACTAAGACGAATAATAGAAGATACTGCAAAATATTGTAGATTTATCCTAATTGCAAACAATATCTCAAAAATCATTGATCCTATTCAAAGCAGATGTGCCACCTTCAAGTTTACATCTATTCCTGAAGAGGATGTAATTAACCATCTAGAAAACATAGCTAAAAAAGAGAAAGTAAAAAGTGATAAAAAAGGACTAAAAGCAATTTACGATTATTCGGAAGGAGATCTTAGACATGCAATTAATCTGATGCAAGCAACTGCAAGCATAGGTGAGATTTCAGAAGAAAATGTAAAATCATCAGCTGGATTGACAAAAACTAGTGATGTAGATATTGTTCTAAAAATGGCATTATCTGGAAAAATTGTAGATGCAAGAGAGAAGATGATTGAATTAACTAAAGTTTATGGAATGTCAGAATCAGATTTTCTAAAGTATCTAAATTCTGCAGTATTCAAAATAAAACATGATAATATTTCAGATATTTTAGAAGTGATTGCAAAATATGATTATAGAATTTTAGTGGGGGCAAATCCTGAGATTCAGTTAACAGCTATGTTAGCTGAACTAGGAAAATTAGAAAAATAA
- a CDS encoding minichromosome maintenance protein MCM — MSRVQTSTFTDSALSDKVKEFLTRFKDKFGNYKYVEQIDEMMPKNAKFIIVDYNDLVIEPEIEHIFSTDPDRVLNAFSRAIKEALQTRFPDYAEKIKDEVRVRLVNYPLQRSLRQINAETIGNISSVSGMVVRASEVKPLAKELVFVCPDEHQTKVIQLKGMDVKIPIVCDNPSCKHRDFELKPEASKFIDFQILRLQELPEDLPPGQLPHYIDVTIRQDLVDNARPGDRIILTGIVRVEQESIAGITRGHSGLYRLRIEGNNIEFLGGRGSKTSRKIEREEVSPEDEKMIKTLAQSPNVYQRLIDSFAPHIQGQSLIKEAILLLIVGSTQRLLGDGSKIRGDINVFLVGDPGTAKSEMLKFCARIAPRGLYTSGRGSTAAGLTAAVVRDKTGIMMLEAGAVVLGDQGLVCIDEFDKMKPEDRSALHEVMEQQSASIAKGGIVATLNARTSILAAANPMYGKYDPFKNITENVNLPIPLLTRFDLIFVVRDIPGREKDEKIARHIIELHTPQGTDKRSVIDVDILTKYLSYAKRSSPDLTKEAEEKILEYYLQMRNVESEEMITVTPRQLEGIIRLSTARARLLMKDKVEEEDAERAIFLIQSMLQDAGVDVNTGKVDLGVLQGRPRSEVSKMQLFMDVLKSMEGDNKIAVEERAFVKELEKTEKFTEEEARNYIRRMLREASIYESKPGHYNRV, encoded by the coding sequence ATGAGCAGAGTTCAAACTAGTACTTTTACTGATTCAGCATTATCTGATAAGGTCAAAGAATTTCTAACAAGATTCAAGGATAAATTTGGAAATTACAAGTATGTAGAACAAATTGACGAAATGATGCCAAAGAATGCAAAATTTATCATTGTAGATTATAATGATCTTGTAATAGAGCCTGAAATTGAACATATATTTTCAACTGATCCTGATAGAGTTCTAAATGCATTCTCAAGAGCAATCAAAGAAGCACTCCAAACAAGATTTCCTGATTATGCAGAAAAAATTAAAGATGAAGTTCGTGTAAGACTTGTAAATTATCCTCTTCAAAGGAGTTTAAGGCAAATTAATGCTGAAACTATTGGAAATATTTCTAGTGTTTCAGGTATGGTTGTTAGAGCTTCAGAAGTAAAACCACTTGCAAAAGAATTGGTCTTTGTATGTCCTGATGAACATCAAACTAAAGTTATTCAACTAAAAGGAATGGATGTAAAAATTCCAATAGTTTGTGATAACCCAAGTTGTAAACACAGAGATTTTGAATTAAAGCCAGAAGCTAGTAAATTCATAGATTTTCAAATTCTTAGATTACAAGAACTTCCAGAAGATCTTCCTCCCGGCCAATTACCTCATTATATTGACGTTACAATTAGGCAAGATCTTGTAGATAATGCAAGACCTGGTGATAGAATTATCCTTACTGGTATAGTGAGAGTAGAGCAAGAATCTATTGCAGGAATCACTCGAGGTCACAGTGGATTATATCGATTACGAATAGAGGGAAACAATATTGAATTTTTAGGAGGTAGAGGTTCTAAAACTTCGCGTAAAATTGAGAGAGAAGAAGTATCTCCTGAAGATGAAAAGATGATCAAAACACTTGCTCAAAGTCCTAATGTATATCAGAGATTGATTGATTCTTTTGCACCGCATATCCAAGGACAATCTCTAATCAAAGAAGCTATTTTGTTATTGATTGTAGGTTCAACTCAAAGATTACTTGGTGATGGAAGTAAGATTAGAGGTGACATCAACGTATTTCTTGTTGGTGATCCTGGTACTGCAAAAAGTGAGATGTTAAAATTTTGTGCAAGAATTGCTCCACGAGGACTATATACATCAGGTAGAGGTTCAACAGCAGCAGGTCTTACTGCTGCTGTAGTACGTGATAAAACAGGAATTATGATGTTAGAAGCAGGAGCTGTTGTACTTGGTGATCAAGGTCTTGTATGTATTGATGAATTTGATAAGATGAAACCAGAAGACAGAAGTGCATTACATGAAGTTATGGAACAGCAATCTGCAAGTATTGCAAAAGGTGGTATTGTTGCCACATTAAACGCAAGAACATCAATTTTAGCAGCTGCTAACCCAATGTATGGAAAATACGATCCTTTCAAAAATATAACAGAAAATGTAAATCTGCCAATTCCATTATTGACTAGATTTGACTTAATTTTTGTAGTACGTGATATTCCTGGAAGGGAAAAAGACGAAAAAATTGCAAGACACATAATTGAATTACATACACCTCAAGGAACTGACAAACGTTCAGTAATTGATGTTGATATTCTAACAAAATATCTTTCATATGCAAAACGTTCTAGTCCTGATTTAACAAAAGAAGCTGAAGAAAAAATTCTGGAATATTACCTACAAATGAGAAATGTAGAATCTGAAGAAATGATTACAGTAACACCTAGACAACTAGAGGGAATTATCAGACTTTCAACCGCAAGAGCAAGATTGCTTATGAAAGATAAAGTAGAGGAAGAGGATGCTGAGAGAGCCATATTTTTGATTCAAAGTATGCTTCAAGACGCAGGTGTTGATGTTAATACGGGTAAAGTTGATCTTGGAGTTTTGCAAGGAAGGCCAAGAAGTGAAGTATCTAAGATGCAGTTGTTTATGGATGTTTTAAAATCAATGGAAGGTGACAATAAAATTGCAGTTGAAGAACGAGCTTTTGTCAAAGAACTAGAAAAGACAGAAAAATTCACTGAAGAGGAAGCACGAAACTATATTCGAAGAATGCTCCGCGAAGCATCTATTTATGAATCAAAACCCGGTCATTATAACCGAGTATGA
- a CDS encoding DEAD/DEAH box helicase, with translation MNIEKLDLLKPAIDFLLSEGFSKLYPPQADCIDAGLLNGKSILVSAPTASGKTLTAIISMINYLSKNTGKVVYLSPLRALASEKFTEFKKLEKIDLGKKIRVGISTGDFENIEKNLEKNNILVLTNEKMDSIIRHGAEWIDEIGLVIADEIHLIGDESRGPTLEMILTKLKLLESKPQILGLSATITNSDELANWLDCKLVKNDWRPVPLSEGVYDAGGVIMNNGKKFEVEPSIRGIPIDLGVQSVKDGGQSLVFAETRTRSKALATKAADIISQFLEKNESEELEKVSKKILSNNEHTELVKTLATLIKKGVAFHHAGLNQNCRQTIETEFRKGTIKLLSSTPTLAAGVNLPARRVVISNISRYNAKVGANKPISILEYKQLCGRAGRPQYDDYGESIIVGNGNSEDLMEYYVRGEPEPILSKITDDKSLRTHVLSVIVTSPGIKKENILEFFLKTLGGLQSRKATIKFAIDISLRFLTSAFLIIKKGERYAATEFGKKTSMLYIDPLTATYFRDAIENVSKERKHTFGFLHLISNCEEFFPKFSLRNKDFETASLMIENHSSEILEPLSEYDCSRSLLALQAWITESSELSLSDNLGIESGDMHRMVETADWLTYCLREISKHVERADLLDELENLRRRIIYGIKEELLDLVKVKGIGRVRARVLYKHGIKSLDDLSKIPVNKLAEIDKIGSTIADNIKSELKKVR, from the coding sequence ATGAACATAGAAAAACTAGATCTTCTTAAACCTGCAATTGATTTTTTATTGTCTGAAGGATTTTCCAAATTATATCCACCACAAGCAGATTGTATTGATGCTGGACTTCTCAATGGAAAAAGTATATTGGTTTCTGCACCTACTGCGAGTGGTAAAACTCTAACCGCAATAATCTCTATGATTAACTATCTTTCAAAAAATACCGGTAAAGTTGTATATCTTAGTCCATTAAGAGCATTGGCTTCTGAAAAATTTACTGAATTTAAAAAACTAGAAAAAATTGATTTAGGAAAAAAAATTAGAGTGGGTATATCCACTGGTGATTTTGAAAATATTGAAAAAAATCTTGAAAAAAATAACATACTAGTTTTAACAAATGAAAAAATGGATTCTATAATTCGTCATGGTGCTGAATGGATTGATGAAATTGGATTAGTTATTGCAGATGAGATTCATCTTATTGGAGACGAAAGTAGAGGACCAACATTGGAGATGATCTTAACAAAACTAAAATTATTGGAATCTAAACCTCAAATTTTAGGTCTTAGTGCAACAATAACAAATTCTGATGAACTTGCAAATTGGCTCGATTGTAAGCTTGTAAAAAATGACTGGCGACCCGTCCCGCTATCTGAAGGAGTGTATGATGCAGGAGGAGTGATAATGAATAATGGTAAAAAATTTGAGGTTGAGCCTAGTATTCGTGGAATTCCTATTGATTTGGGTGTGCAATCTGTAAAAGACGGCGGTCAATCATTAGTTTTTGCAGAAACTAGAACACGTTCAAAAGCTCTTGCAACAAAAGCTGCTGATATTATATCGCAATTTTTAGAAAAAAACGAGTCTGAAGAATTAGAAAAAGTTTCAAAAAAAATACTCTCAAATAATGAACATACTGAATTAGTAAAAACACTTGCAACACTAATAAAAAAAGGAGTTGCATTTCATCATGCTGGATTAAATCAAAACTGTAGACAAACAATAGAAACTGAATTTCGTAAAGGTACTATCAAATTATTATCCTCTACTCCTACATTAGCTGCTGGTGTAAATCTTCCTGCAAGGAGAGTTGTTATTTCTAATATCAGTAGATATAATGCAAAAGTTGGTGCAAACAAACCAATTAGTATCCTAGAGTACAAACAACTTTGTGGTAGAGCTGGAAGACCACAATATGATGACTATGGTGAATCGATAATTGTTGGAAATGGAAATAGTGAAGATCTAATGGAATATTATGTTCGTGGAGAACCAGAACCAATTTTATCAAAAATCACTGATGATAAGTCATTAAGAACACATGTGTTAAGTGTAATTGTAACAAGTCCAGGAATTAAAAAAGAAAACATTTTAGAGTTTTTTTTGAAAACGTTGGGTGGATTACAATCTAGAAAAGCAACAATAAAATTTGCCATTGATATATCCTTAAGGTTTCTAACTAGTGCATTTTTAATCATTAAAAAAGGTGAGAGATATGCTGCTACCGAGTTTGGAAAAAAAACTTCGATGTTGTATATTGATCCATTAACTGCAACTTACTTTAGGGATGCAATTGAAAATGTATCTAAAGAAAGAAAACATACTTTTGGATTTTTACATTTAATTTCAAATTGTGAGGAATTTTTCCCTAAATTCTCACTAAGAAATAAAGACTTTGAAACTGCCAGTTTGATGATTGAAAATCATTCTTCAGAGATATTAGAGCCCTTGTCTGAATATGATTGCTCTAGAAGTTTACTTGCTTTACAGGCTTGGATTACAGAATCATCTGAATTATCTCTATCTGATAATCTGGGAATAGAATCTGGTGATATGCATAGGATGGTTGAGACTGCTGATTGGTTAACATATTGTTTACGAGAAATTTCAAAACATGTTGAGCGTGCTGATCTTCTTGATGAATTAGAGAATCTTAGACGACGAATAATTTATGGAATTAAGGAAGAATTGTTAGATTTAGTAAAAGTAAAAGGAATTGGACGTGTGAGAGCAAGAGTGCTATATAAACATGGAATTAAATCTCTTGATGATTTATCAAAGATTCCAGTGAACAAATTAGCAGAAATTGATAAAATTGGTTCAACCATTGCAGATAACATAAAGTCAGAGTTAAAGAAGGTTAGATAG
- a CDS encoding MraY family glycosyltransferase, with product MTELIIPAIISCVVAFFTVFFTTPYLIKFLHKRNLAVQDVNKKDHVMIVRPGGPSIIAGIIVSEFILYGFLQMNEILAIIITSFIAFLIGYVDDRKVMGGWFKPLALIFAAAPIIFFGAYDSNLSFPLFGTVQIPALYLGLIIFMIPITGNTINSIDVLNGVASGFMIIASFSLSIALFILQNYEMAIVSLPLGFVALAFYKYHKIPSKIFPGDSGALALGGMYGAIAIIGHVEIIAAIALLPAVINSFLFLSSMKRIVEHRQIKGKPVEHTEDFKLKATKDKTAPITLVRLILAAGPLSEKQVGYAIFKLAIFSGILAIITAFMTRLVI from the coding sequence TTGACTGAATTAATCATACCTGCAATCATCTCATGTGTTGTTGCATTTTTTACAGTATTTTTTACAACTCCATATTTGATTAAATTTTTACACAAAAGAAATCTTGCAGTCCAAGATGTGAACAAAAAGGATCATGTAATGATTGTACGGCCAGGAGGTCCATCTATAATTGCAGGAATTATAGTATCTGAATTTATTTTATATGGGTTTTTACAAATGAATGAAATTCTTGCAATAATAATTACTAGTTTTATAGCATTTCTAATTGGCTATGTGGATGATAGGAAAGTAATGGGAGGATGGTTTAAACCACTTGCTTTGATATTTGCTGCAGCCCCAATAATTTTCTTTGGTGCATATGATTCCAATCTGTCTTTTCCTTTATTTGGTACAGTCCAAATACCTGCTCTTTATCTTGGATTGATAATTTTCATGATTCCTATCACAGGTAATACCATTAATTCTATTGATGTACTAAACGGAGTAGCTAGCGGTTTTATGATAATTGCAAGTTTTTCCCTTAGTATTGCATTATTTATTTTACAAAACTATGAAATGGCTATAGTTAGTTTACCATTAGGATTTGTTGCTTTAGCATTTTACAAATATCATAAAATTCCAAGCAAAATATTTCCTGGAGATTCTGGTGCTTTAGCTTTGGGTGGAATGTATGGTGCAATTGCAATAATTGGCCATGTAGAAATTATTGCGGCAATCGCTCTTTTACCTGCAGTAATTAACTCATTTTTGTTCTTATCTAGCATGAAACGAATTGTAGAGCATAGACAAATCAAAGGAAAGCCTGTTGAGCATACTGAAGATTTCAAATTAAAGGCAACTAAAGATAAAACTGCTCCTATTACACTAGTGCGACTAATTCTAGCAGCAGGGCCATTATCTGAAAAACAAGTTGGCTATGCAATTTTCAAACTTGCTATTTTTTCAGGAATTCTTGCAATAATAACTGCATTTATGACGAGGTTAGTGATTTGA
- a CDS encoding acyltransferase — MVTNFISEKAKIGDNVKIWHFSYIGDNVEIGNNVKIGSLVHIDYNVKIGENTKIEGQAYIPPLSRIGKNVFIGPAAVLTNDPYPMCDKMIGVTIEDNAVIGARAVIKAGVTIGKNSVVAMGAVVTRNVPEDSVVIGVPATIRYTRKEYDKKQRQWMES, encoded by the coding sequence TTGGTTACAAACTTTATTTCTGAAAAAGCAAAGATAGGAGATAATGTCAAAATCTGGCATTTTTCATATATTGGAGATAATGTAGAAATTGGAAATAATGTGAAGATAGGTTCGCTTGTCCATATTGATTATAATGTAAAGATTGGAGAAAATACAAAGATAGAAGGACAAGCATACATTCCACCATTATCAAGAATTGGAAAAAATGTATTCATTGGACCTGCAGCGGTATTAACTAATGATCCATATCCAATGTGCGATAAAATGATAGGGGTAACTATTGAAGATAACGCAGTGATAGGAGCACGAGCTGTCATTAAAGCAGGTGTAACTATCGGTAAGAATAGTGTAGTTGCTATGGGTGCAGTAGTAACAAGAAATGTTCCAGAAGATTCTGTGGTCATTGGAGTTCCTGCTACAATAAGATATACACGTAAAGAATACGATAAAAAACAGAGACAATGGATGGAAAGTTAA
- a CDS encoding Trm112 family protein, translated as MNKTMMDILACPIDKNHPLELYEIKEKNNVVSEGALFCPKCSRFYPIIEEIPIMLPDELRNKEQEIEFLTNNKKNLPEKIITMANPWHL; from the coding sequence ATGAACAAGACAATGATGGATATTTTAGCTTGCCCTATAGATAAAAATCATCCTTTAGAGCTATATGAAATTAAAGAAAAAAATAATGTTGTTTCAGAAGGAGCGTTATTTTGCCCCAAATGTTCAAGATTTTATCCCATAATTGAGGAGATTCCAATAATGTTACCTGATGAGTTAAGAAATAAGGAGCAAGAGATTGAATTTCTTACTAACAATAAGAAAAATTTACCTGAAAAAATTATTACTATGGCAAACCCATGGCATTTGTGA